A window of Alphaproteobacteria bacterium contains these coding sequences:
- a CDS encoding branched-chain amino acid aminotransferase — protein MSVIPFDDRDGSIWMDGKLVPWRDAKLHVLSHGLHYASAVFEGERAYGGNIFKLTEHSQRLVDSGRMLGFDLPYSVKEIDDACKLVLADNKLKDAYVRPIAWRGSEMMGVAAQATKIRVAIAVWEWPSYFSPEAKMKGIRLQMSEWRRPDPKTIPCKAKAAGLYMICTLSKHKAEDEGYHDSMMLDYRGQVAEATGANVFFIIDGKIHTPKPDCFLDGITRRTVIDLAKKRGFEVIERAIMPEEMAKATECFLTGTAAEVTPVGEIGDYRFTPAAVCKTLMEDYSALVNAG, from the coding sequence ATGAGTGTCATTCCTTTCGACGACCGCGACGGAAGCATCTGGATGGACGGCAAGCTCGTCCCCTGGCGCGACGCCAAGCTGCATGTCTTGTCGCATGGCCTGCATTATGCTTCGGCTGTCTTCGAAGGCGAACGGGCCTATGGCGGCAATATCTTCAAGCTGACCGAACACAGCCAGCGCTTGGTTGATTCCGGACGCATGCTGGGCTTTGACCTGCCCTACTCGGTCAAGGAAATCGACGACGCCTGCAAGCTGGTGCTGGCCGACAACAAGCTGAAGGACGCCTATGTGCGCCCCATCGCCTGGCGCGGCAGCGAGATGATGGGCGTCGCCGCCCAGGCCACCAAAATCCGCGTCGCCATCGCGGTGTGGGAATGGCCCAGCTATTTCTCGCCCGAGGCCAAGATGAAGGGCATCCGCCTGCAAATGTCGGAATGGCGTCGCCCCGATCCCAAGACCATCCCCTGCAAGGCCAAGGCGGCGGGGCTTTACATGATCTGCACGCTCTCCAAGCACAAGGCCGAGGACGAGGGCTATCACGATTCGATGATGCTGGATTATCGCGGCCAGGTGGCCGAAGCGACCGGCGCCAATGTCTTCTTCATCATCGACGGCAAGATTCACACGCCCAAGCCCGACTGTTTCCTGGACGGCATCACGCGCCGCACGGTGATCGATCTGGCCAAGAAGCGCGGCTTCGAGGTGATCGAGCGCGCCATCATGCCCGAGGAAATGGCCAAGGCGACGGAATGTTTCCTGACCGGAACGGCGGCCGAGGTAACGCCGGTTGGCGAGATCGGCGACTACCGCTTCACGCCCGCAGCCGTGTGCAAGACGCTGATGGAAGACTATTCCGCCCTGGTCAATGCCGGTTGA
- a CDS encoding molybdenum cofactor biosynthesis protein MoaE: MAVRVQEADFDVGVEFARFTQGRTDLGGVALFAGLVRGDAGTVSAMTLEHYPGMTERQLEAIEAEARKRWKLDDALIVHRVGRLLPGDRIVLVMTASAHRKDSLEACHFLIDWLKTKAPFWKFEEGAAGGKWVDAKETDEAAAKKWD, translated from the coding sequence ATGGCCGTTCGCGTTCAGGAAGCCGATTTCGACGTGGGTGTCGAGTTCGCCCGCTTCACGCAGGGCCGCACCGATCTGGGCGGCGTCGCCCTGTTCGCGGGATTGGTGCGGGGCGACGCGGGAACCGTATCGGCGATGACGCTGGAACATTATCCCGGCATGACCGAACGCCAGTTGGAGGCCATCGAGGCCGAGGCCAGGAAACGCTGGAAGCTGGACGACGCCCTGATCGTGCATCGCGTGGGCAGGTTGTTGCCGGGCGATCGCATCGTGCTGGTCATGACCGCCTCGGCGCACAGGAAAGATTCCCTGGAAGCCTGCCATTTCCTGATCGACTGGCTGAAGACCAAAGCGCCCTTCTGGAAATTCGAGGAAGGTGCGGCAGGCGGCAAATGGGTGGACGCCAAGGAAACCGACGAGGCGGCTGCGAAGAAGTGGGATTGA
- the moaD gene encoding molybdopterin converting factor subunit 1, with protein sequence MKILYFASLKAKTGVGAEEVTLPASVATLADLADWLKNRGGGFAEAFADLRTVRAAINQEHAAFEAKVGDGDEVAFFPPVTGG encoded by the coding sequence ATGAAGATCCTGTATTTCGCCAGTCTGAAGGCCAAAACGGGAGTCGGCGCCGAGGAGGTGACCTTGCCCGCTTCGGTCGCCACGCTGGCCGATCTGGCCGACTGGCTGAAGAACCGGGGCGGCGGCTTCGCCGAGGCCTTCGCCGATCTGCGCACGGTGCGCGCCGCCATCAATCAGGAACATGCCGCCTTCGAGGCCAAGGTAGGCGATGGCGATGAAGTGGCCTTCTTTCCTCCGGTCACCGGAGGCTAG
- the uvrC gene encoding excinuclease ABC subunit UvrC — MIVIGVELLENELKKLPLQPGVYRMQDAKGDVLYVGKAKSLKKRVSAYTKLDRLPDRLKRMVSRVAALEVVVTRTEAEALLLESNLIKEFRPHFNILLKDDKSFPFILLASDHPWPRLMKHRGAKSQKGDYFGPFASGTAVNVTLNILQRAFLLRTCSDAVFANRTRPCLLYQIKRCSGPCAGRISSDAYAALANEAREFLTGRSHVIQKALAARMEEAAQELEYEKAAQFRDRIQALSRIQARQDISLAGMSDADVVALHQDGGRSCVQVFFFRAGQNFGNRAYFPAGTEGQAGGDVLSAFLGQFYASRPPPSLVLLSERIPETALVAEALSIRAGRKVELQAPERGDKKKAVDHALVNAREALARRLSENALQREMLEKLADLAKLESVPERIEVYDNSHVMGTSAVGAMIVAGPEGFLKSAYRRFNIKSTDLTPGDDFAMMKEVLTRRFLRAQKEDPERDKGLWPDLVLIDGGLGQLHAVQEVLSEEGIEDVALIAIAKGPDRNAGRERLFLPGLDAPIQLPERDPVLYFLQRLRDEAHRFAVGSHRARRSMAIGATPLDEIEGIGAGRKKALLNHFGSGGAVKEASVEELMKVPGISRPLAKKIHDRFHGEG; from the coding sequence TTGATCGTGATCGGGGTCGAGCTACTTGAGAATGAGTTGAAGAAGCTGCCCTTGCAGCCCGGCGTCTACCGCATGCAGGACGCGAAGGGCGATGTTTTGTATGTCGGCAAGGCTAAAAGCCTGAAAAAGCGCGTCAGCGCATACACGAAGCTGGACCGATTGCCCGACAGGCTGAAGCGCATGGTGTCGCGCGTGGCCGCGCTGGAAGTGGTGGTCACGCGCACTGAAGCCGAAGCCTTGTTGCTGGAAAGCAATCTGATCAAGGAGTTCAGGCCGCATTTCAACATCCTGCTCAAGGATGACAAGTCTTTCCCCTTCATTCTGCTGGCAAGCGATCATCCATGGCCGCGCCTGATGAAACATCGCGGCGCCAAAAGCCAGAAGGGCGATTATTTCGGCCCCTTCGCCTCCGGCACCGCCGTCAACGTGACGTTGAATATTCTGCAGCGCGCCTTTCTTCTGCGCACCTGTTCTGACGCCGTCTTCGCCAATCGCACAAGGCCATGCTTGCTGTATCAGATCAAGCGTTGTTCGGGGCCTTGCGCCGGGCGCATCTCTTCCGATGCCTACGCCGCCCTGGCCAATGAAGCGCGAGAGTTTCTGACGGGGCGCAGCCACGTCATCCAAAAGGCCCTGGCGGCCCGCATGGAAGAAGCCGCCCAGGAACTGGAATATGAAAAGGCCGCCCAATTCCGCGACCGCATTCAAGCGCTTTCGCGCATCCAGGCGCGTCAGGACATCAGCTTGGCCGGCATGAGCGATGCCGATGTGGTGGCGCTGCATCAAGACGGCGGACGATCTTGCGTGCAGGTTTTCTTCTTTCGGGCCGGGCAGAATTTCGGCAACCGGGCCTATTTCCCGGCGGGAACCGAAGGCCAAGCGGGCGGCGATGTTCTGTCGGCCTTTCTGGGACAGTTCTATGCCAGCCGTCCGCCGCCTTCGCTGGTGCTGCTGAGCGAGCGCATTCCCGAGACCGCCCTGGTTGCCGAAGCCTTGTCCATCCGGGCCGGGCGCAAGGTGGAATTGCAAGCGCCGGAGCGCGGCGACAAGAAGAAGGCGGTTGACCATGCCCTGGTCAATGCCCGCGAAGCCTTGGCCCGGCGCTTGAGTGAAAACGCCCTGCAAAGGGAAATGCTGGAAAAGCTGGCCGATCTGGCGAAACTGGAAAGCGTTCCCGAACGGATCGAGGTTTATGACAACAGCCATGTCATGGGAACCAGCGCGGTTGGCGCCATGATCGTGGCGGGGCCTGAGGGGTTCTTGAAATCGGCCTATCGGCGCTTCAACATCAAAAGCACCGATTTAACGCCGGGCGACGATTTCGCCATGATGAAGGAGGTGCTGACAAGGCGCTTCCTGCGTGCCCAGAAGGAAGACCCCGAACGCGACAAGGGGCTGTGGCCCGATCTGGTGCTGATCGATGGCGGGCTGGGTCAGTTGCATGCAGTCCAGGAGGTTCTGTCGGAAGAAGGGATCGAGGACGTGGCCTTGATCGCCATCGCCAAGGGGCCTGACCGCAATGCCGGTCGCGAACGTCTGTTCCTGCCTGGATTGGATGCTCCCATCCAATTGCCCGAGCGCGATCCGGTTCTGTACTTCCTGCAACGTCTGCGTGACGAGGCGCATCGCTTCGCCGTGGGCAGCCACCGGGCTAGGCGCTCGATGGCGATTGGGGCGACCCCCCTGGATGAAATCGAGGGAATTGGGGCCGGACGCAAGAAGGCTCTTTTGAATCATTTCGGTTCCGGAGGGGCCGTCAAGGAAGCCTCGGTCGAGGAATTGATGAAAGTTCCGGGAATCAGCCGCCCGCTGGCCAAGAAAATCCATGACCGTTTCCACGGGGAAGGTTAA
- a CDS encoding molybdopterin-guanine dinucleotide biosynthesis protein MobB → MKLFGLIGEDEGQRRDVLLRLVEELSKRKIKVATLHEAPLGFDPDKPGKDSYEHRKAGASEVLLMAPHLSALMHENAGRPSASVEQLARSMTGADLVLVDGFSNSPHPKARVGVKDCVGGCDASVIATIDPTGLDVVVLADLTMARAQEV, encoded by the coding sequence ATGAAGCTGTTTGGCCTGATCGGCGAGGACGAAGGGCAGCGTCGCGACGTTCTGCTCCGTCTGGTCGAGGAATTGTCGAAGCGCAAGATCAAGGTGGCGACCCTGCATGAAGCCCCGCTAGGCTTCGATCCCGACAAACCCGGCAAGGATTCGTACGAACATCGCAAAGCGGGCGCTTCGGAAGTGCTGTTGATGGCGCCGCATTTGTCGGCCCTGATGCATGAGAATGCTGGCCGCCCGTCCGCTTCGGTCGAACAGTTGGCCCGTTCGATGACGGGGGCCGATCTGGTGCTGGTCGATGGGTTCTCGAATTCCCCGCATCCCAAGGCGCGGGTGGGCGTCAAGGACTGTGTTGGCGGATGCGATGCTTCGGTCATCGCCACCATCGATCCAACCGGTTTGGATGTGGTTGTCCTGGCCGATCTGACTATGGCCCGCGCACAAGAGGTGTGA
- the pgsA gene encoding CDP-diacylglycerol--glycerol-3-phosphate 3-phosphatidyltransferase produces the protein MLTSPPNLLTLSRIAAIPLVVATFYLEGAVWNWVALGLFAAAGITDFFDGWLARRTNQISSFGRFLDPIADKLLVAAILLMLVAFQRMSALAFLPAVVILCREILVSGLREFLAEAKVGMPVSRLAKWKTALQMVAIGFLIVGDAGPAWLPVRMIGEVGLWIAAALTMITGYDYLMAGVPHMRKPRAKHGASVKAGDGA, from the coding sequence ATGTTGACCAGCCCGCCCAATCTTCTGACCTTGTCACGCATCGCGGCCATTCCGCTGGTGGTGGCCACTTTCTATCTGGAGGGGGCCGTCTGGAACTGGGTGGCGCTGGGCCTTTTCGCCGCCGCCGGGATCACCGATTTCTTCGATGGCTGGCTGGCAAGGCGCACCAACCAGATTTCCAGCTTCGGCCGTTTCCTGGACCCTATCGCCGACAAGCTGCTGGTGGCCGCCATCTTGCTGATGCTGGTCGCCTTTCAGCGCATGAGCGCCTTGGCCTTCCTTCCCGCCGTGGTCATTTTGTGCCGCGAAATCCTGGTTTCGGGCTTAAGGGAATTCCTGGCCGAGGCCAAGGTCGGCATGCCGGTCAGCCGCTTGGCCAAATGGAAAACCGCCCTGCAGATGGTGGCAATCGGTTTTCTGATCGTTGGCGACGCCGGTCCCGCTTGGCTGCCCGTGCGCATGATCGGCGAGGTTGGTCTGTGGATTGCCGCCGCCTTGACGATGATCACCGGCTACGACTATTTGATGGCAGGGGTGCCTCATATGCGCAAGCCCAGGGCCAAGCACGGTGCCAGCGTCAAAGCGGGCGATGGCGCATGA
- the queC gene encoding 7-cyano-7-deazaguanine synthase QueC → MRKLAVVLLSGGLDSTTAASWVLSEGWETKALSIDYGQGHRRELLSAKAVAEALNVPHQSADARFFASLAQHSALTGGALHALPEGRAVEEMANGDIPITYVPLRNSVFLTLAAATLESWALRLIETEKCAPRSLKAGIVIAANALDYSGYPDCRPEFYAAAKQMLNLGAKLYTQYGVDFDLLTPLIDLSKADIVRLANRLNAPLHLTWSCYAGGATPCGVCDSCLLRAKGFSEASLADPALT, encoded by the coding sequence GCCTTGATTCGACGACCGCCGCATCCTGGGTTCTGTCCGAAGGCTGGGAAACGAAGGCCCTGTCCATCGATTACGGCCAGGGGCACCGACGCGAACTGCTTTCGGCCAAGGCCGTGGCAGAGGCCCTGAACGTCCCCCACCAAAGCGCCGACGCCCGCTTTTTCGCGAGTCTGGCCCAGCATTCCGCCCTGACCGGCGGCGCCCTGCACGCCCTGCCCGAGGGCCGCGCCGTCGAAGAGATGGCGAACGGCGACATTCCAATTACCTATGTTCCCCTGCGCAACAGCGTTTTCCTGACCCTGGCCGCCGCCACCCTGGAAAGCTGGGCGCTGAGGCTGATCGAGACGGAGAAGTGCGCCCCCCGGTCATTGAAAGCTGGGATCGTCATTGCCGCCAATGCGCTGGACTATTCCGGCTATCCCGACTGCCGACCGGAATTCTACGCAGCCGCCAAGCAAATGCTGAATCTAGGGGCCAAGCTCTATACGCAATATGGCGTGGACTTCGACCTGCTGACGCCGCTGATCGATCTGTCAAAGGCCGACATCGTGCGCTTGGCCAATCGTTTGAACGCTCCCTTGCATTTGACCTGGAGCTGCTACGCCGGGGGCGCAACCCCATGCGGCGTTTGCGACAGTTGCCTTCTGCGCGCCAAGGGCTTTTCTGAAGCCAGCCTTGCCGACCCGGCTCTGACATGA
- a CDS encoding response regulator, whose product MNFYAPHVLVIDDDERLRALLGKFLADQGFAVGLAADTREARAQMSMLSFDLLVLDRMMPGEDGLAFAKSLRAAGQSVPILMLTAMSEAEQRIDGLEGGADDYLAKPFEPRELVLRIHSILKRVPKETAPAAPERLKLGGLVYDLARQALMQGDEPVHLTTAEATLLGVLAQTPSQVLSREELAEKTGVAGNLRTVDVQVTRLRKKLMDDAQQPRYLQTVRGRGYILKPD is encoded by the coding sequence ATGAATTTCTACGCGCCGCACGTTTTGGTCATCGACGACGACGAGCGGCTGCGCGCCTTGTTGGGCAAGTTCCTGGCCGACCAGGGTTTTGCGGTCGGTCTGGCGGCGGACACCCGGGAAGCTCGCGCCCAGATGTCGATGTTGTCCTTCGATCTTCTGGTTCTGGACCGCATGATGCCGGGCGAGGATGGTCTGGCTTTCGCCAAGTCGCTGCGCGCTGCCGGTCAATCCGTTCCGATCCTGATGCTGACCGCCATGAGCGAGGCCGAGCAGCGCATCGACGGCCTCGAGGGCGGGGCCGACGATTATTTGGCCAAGCCTTTCGAGCCTCGGGAACTGGTCTTGCGCATTCACAGCATCTTGAAGCGCGTGCCGAAGGAAACCGCCCCGGCGGCGCCCGAGCGTTTGAAGCTGGGGGGACTGGTCTATGACTTGGCGCGCCAAGCCTTGATGCAAGGCGACGAGCCTGTCCATCTGACCACCGCCGAGGCCACGCTGCTTGGCGTCTTGGCGCAAACGCCTTCCCAGGTGCTGTCGCGCGAGGAACTGGCCGAGAAAACCGGCGTGGCCGGAAATCTGCGCACCGTGGACGTGCAAGTAACGCGCCTTCGCAAGAAGTTGATGGACGATGCTCAGCAGCCCCGATATCTGCAAACCGTGCGCGGGCGCGGCTATATCCTGAAGCCGGATTAA
- a CDS encoding MarR family transcriptional regulator yields MTDIKFPPPAAGHFNEGQLREAIEMLFFAYRDFTAEPDAILSGHGFGRAHHRVIYFVGRHPGMTVSDLLGILKITKQSLARVLRELVDQGFVAQVQGERDKRQRRLSLTAKGLGLEKSLTERQLARIARAFDAAGAQSVEGFRTVMLGITDDPSLGRKSV; encoded by the coding sequence ATGACTGACATAAAATTCCCGCCGCCCGCCGCCGGGCATTTCAACGAAGGACAGCTTCGCGAAGCGATCGAGATGCTGTTTTTCGCCTATCGCGACTTCACCGCCGAACCCGACGCCATCTTGTCCGGGCATGGTTTCGGGCGCGCCCACCACCGGGTGATCTATTTCGTGGGCCGCCATCCCGGCATGACGGTCAGCGATCTGCTGGGAATCTTGAAGATCACCAAGCAAAGCCTGGCCCGCGTGCTGCGCGAACTGGTCGATCAGGGCTTCGTGGCCCAGGTGCAGGGCGAGCGCGACAAGCGTCAGCGCCGCCTAAGCCTGACCGCCAAGGGCCTGGGTCTGGAAAAATCGCTGACCGAGAGGCAGTTGGCCAGAATCGCCCGCGCTTTTGATGCTGCTGGCGCCCAAAGCGTCGAGGGTTTCAGGACCGTGATGCTGGGGATTACCGACGATCCGTCGCTGGGGCGCAAAAGCGTCTGA
- a CDS encoding HAMP domain-containing protein gives MASLHPYLWLKLGLKRILPRGLLGRSLLIIVVPLILVQVVATVVFYERHWGTVTRRLAQNLAGDIVTIVEHMRAYPSAGDRSWLFNLVDDSMGLTLTFEEGGVFPNAPLKSSNTLFEDDLEEALSSQLQRPFLIDTSQERWVEVRVQVQDGVLHIFAPIKRLASSTTYIFLIWMAGTALLVSSIAIIFMRNQVKSVRRLAAAADALGKGHDVPYLKPEGAAEVRLAAIAFARMRDRIKSLLGHRTEMLAGVSHDLRTPLTRMKLQLAMMGDADGVTDLKADLDEMGRMIEGYLAFARGEGGELPVKVELARLLDEVVGGFKRQGTAIDLHIEGDMALMLRPDAIRRCLNNLIGNATRHAGHIWVRAGLRETGVEILIDDDGPGIAAEMREEVFRPFYRIETSRNKKTGGVGLGLTIARDIVRSHGGDIRLEDNPSGGLRVRIALPL, from the coding sequence ATGGCCTCCCTTCATCCTTATCTGTGGCTGAAGTTGGGGTTGAAGCGGATTCTGCCGCGCGGCCTTCTGGGCCGCTCATTGCTGATCATCGTGGTGCCCCTGATCCTGGTGCAGGTGGTGGCGACGGTGGTTTTCTACGAACGCCATTGGGGAACGGTCACGCGCAGGCTGGCCCAGAATCTGGCTGGCGACATCGTGACCATTGTCGAACATATGCGGGCCTATCCCAGTGCCGGCGACCGTTCTTGGCTGTTCAATCTGGTCGATGACAGCATGGGGCTGACGCTGACCTTCGAGGAAGGCGGGGTCTTTCCAAACGCCCCTTTGAAGTCCAGCAACACCTTGTTCGAGGATGACCTGGAAGAAGCCCTTAGCAGCCAGTTGCAACGCCCTTTCCTGATTGATACGTCGCAAGAACGCTGGGTCGAGGTGCGCGTTCAGGTGCAAGACGGCGTGCTGCACATCTTCGCGCCGATCAAAAGGCTTGCCAGCTCGACCACCTACATCTTTCTGATCTGGATGGCGGGAACGGCGCTTCTGGTTTCCAGCATCGCCATCATCTTCATGCGCAATCAGGTGAAGTCGGTTCGCAGGCTGGCCGCCGCCGCCGACGCGCTGGGCAAGGGGCACGATGTTCCTTATCTGAAACCGGAAGGCGCCGCCGAAGTGCGCTTGGCCGCCATCGCCTTTGCCCGCATGCGCGACCGCATCAAGAGCCTGCTTGGCCATCGCACGGAAATGCTGGCGGGCGTTTCGCACGATCTGCGAACGCCCTTGACCCGCATGAAGCTGCAATTGGCCATGATGGGTGATGCCGATGGCGTGACCGATCTTAAAGCCGATCTCGACGAGATGGGGCGCATGATCGAAGGCTATCTGGCCTTTGCCAGGGGCGAGGGCGGCGAGTTGCCGGTCAAGGTCGAATTGGCCCGGCTTCTCGACGAAGTGGTGGGCGGCTTCAAGCGCCAGGGAACGGCCATCGACCTGCATATCGAAGGCGACATGGCCCTGATGTTGCGGCCCGACGCCATTCGCCGCTGCCTCAACAATCTGATCGGCAACGCCACGCGCCATGCCGGGCATATCTGGGTGCGGGCGGGGCTGCGCGAGACGGGGGTGGAAATCCTGATCGACGACGACGGCCCAGGGATTGCCGCCGAGATGCGCGAGGAGGTTTTCCGTCCCTTCTATCGCATCGAAACTTCACGCAACAAGAAGACCGGCGGGGTGGGGCTGGGGCTGACCATCGCCAGGGACATCGTGCGCAGCCATGGCGGCGACATCAGGCTCGAGGACAATCCATCGGGCGGCCTTCGCGTGCGGATTGCCCTGCCGCTGTGA